A window of Solanum stenotomum isolate F172 chromosome 3, ASM1918654v1, whole genome shotgun sequence contains these coding sequences:
- the LOC125860725 gene encoding flavonol synthase/flavanone 3-hydroxylase, which yields MAVSPETMPDNSFIDFRAPPPSPIASGRRSCVRNDEVLTEFLQNSLRVPDLVLPDRVFPRQKSIHNPSKLDFQSLASLNNDAIAKILDSVATIGCFEVVNHGISGDLIKLVLSAGDGIFGISPERKEKLTRSSEKAYGFEEFHGEEERETSEEFVWCRGDQNFNKEMEGIWPLGFSNFSEKMEKVLDGMEDIAGRILQFLQQNTPKKLINENIDEMQDENGDLPATSICYLHKHKGSSKGDEEYMMNTLQYDVIRMLIRGSEFPHALCLHVSNGCSEFHVYSKKGWVSFQPGKDSLIVTIGDLLQRWSGGQYKHVIGRPVYQGKTEDCVSMALLISPPKIVEDKSTKHEHEQEKTISIGQQIIIVIAFILIYNFFIYIYKKL from the exons ATGGCAGTTTCGCCGGAAACAATGCCAGATAATTCCTTCATCGATTTCCGTGCACCGCCGCCATCTCCGATCGCCTCAGGACGCCGATCCTGCGTTAGGAACGATGAAGTCCTCACGGAATTTCTGCAAAATTCGTTAAGAGTACCAGACCTCGTGCTACCTGATCGAGTATTCCCGAGGCAAAAATCAATTCACAATCCGTCGAAACTCGATTTTCAGTCATTAGCGTCCTTGAACAATGACGCAATCGCGAAAATTCTGGATTCAGTTGCGACGATTGGATGCTTTGAGGTTGTTAACCATGGAATTTCAGGAGATCTGATCAAATTAGTTTTGTCTGCCGGGGACGGAATCTTCGGGATTTCGCCGGAGAGAAAGGAAAAATTGACAAGGTCATCGGAAAAGGCATATGGATTTGAGGAATTTCACGGAGAGGAGGAAAGAGAGACGAGTGAAGAGTTTGTTTGGTGCAGAGGAgatcaaaatttcaacaaagaaaTGGAGGGAATATGGCCTCTTGGATTTTCGAATTTCAG TGAAAAGATGGAAAAAGTTTTGGATGGCATGGAAGACATAGCTGGAAGAATCCTACAATTCCTGCAGCAAAATACTcctaaaaaattaatcaatgaaAATATCGATGAAATGCAGGACGAAAATGGGGATTTGCCAGCAACCTCCATCTGTTATCTACACAAGCATAAAGGAAGTTCAAAAGGAGATGAAGAGTACATGATGAACACCTTACAATATGATGTGATTAGAATGTTGATAAGAGGATCTGAGTTTCCTCATGCATTGTGTTTGCATGTTAGCAATGGATGCTCAGAGTTTCATGTTTATTCTAAGAAAGGTTGGGTCTCTTTTCAGCCTGGTAAAGATTCACTTATCGTCACCATCGGAGATCTCTTACAG agatggagTGGTGGACAATACAAGCATGTGATAGGAAGGCCTGTTTATCAAGGTAAAACAGAGGATTGCGTATCCATGGCTTTACTAATTTCTCCTCCTAAGATCGTCGAAGATAAATCTACTAAGCATGAACATGAACAAGAGAAGACCATTTCAATTGGGCAACAAATTATTATCGTGATAGCATTTATTCTTATTTACAATTTCTTCATTTATATCTATAAGAAGctttga
- the LOC125860727 gene encoding protein STIG1: MDLIILLIGILALSCKPITIISGSVTNHRYSTTNSYTNVALSARKVVFPPPTQLGKYTSTDNSNDDDLICKTCKRLSGHRTCCFNYFCVDLFTNRFNCGSCGLVCIVGTRCCGGICVDIKKDNGNCGKCYNVCSPGQNCSFGLCVYA; encoded by the coding sequence ATGGATCTTATCATCCTTCTCATCGGCATCCTTGCTCTTTCTTGCAAACCAATTACCATAATATCCGGATCTGTGACAAACCATAGATATTCAACTACAAACTCTTACACCAACGTTGCTCTTTCTGCACGAAAAGTTGTATTTCCTCCTCCCACACAGCTAGGAAAATACACGAGCACAGATAATTCTAATGACGATGACTTGATCTGCAAAACTTGCAAGAGACTATCAGGACATCGTACATGTTGTTTCAACTACTTTTGTGTTGATTTGTTCACCAACAGGTTCAACTGTGGCTCCTGTGGCCTCGTCTGTATCGTTGGAACAAGATGCTGCGGTGGGATCTGTGTGGACATTAAGAAAGACAACGGAAATTGTGGCAAGTGTTATAATGTATGCTCTCCTGGTCAGAACTGTTCATTTGGCCTTTGTGTCTATGCCTAA
- the LOC125859871 gene encoding uncharacterized protein LOC125859871 → MENGGKVQHVTKASSDQLLRKFAEMDSELEVKKELRLAKRRKRTLQTKVDTTNHVFGERKSLLPPAVSQRSVALIVKAKLRARNLNNRSFFGTIEKTWRRTVQGASKVFIEKHYNRHRRLISDTEY, encoded by the exons ATGGAAAATGGTGGTAAAGTTCAGCATGTTACAAAGGCATCATCAGATCAGCTACTGAGGAAGTTTGCTGAGATGGATTCTGAACTAGAAGTTAAAAAGGAGCTCAGATTAGctaaaagaaggaaaaggaCACTACAAACCAAAGTTGATACtactaatcatgttttcggCGAAAGGAAATCCCTGTTACCTCCCGCAGTTTCTCAAAGATCCGTGGCGTTGATTGTAAAAGCAAAGCTTAGGGCTAGGAATCTCAACAACAGATCCTTTTTTGGTACTATTGAGAAG ACTTGGCGCAGAACTGTACAAGGGGCTTCAAAGGTCTTCATTGAGAAGCATTACAATCGGCATAGGCGTCTAATAAGTGATACAGAGTATTAG
- the LOC125860554 gene encoding protein SAWADEE HOMEODOMAIN HOMOLOG 1 has translation MDDLMETDEELMDFTLAEAMEMTTFFKGLKGKSISQELCQEFATKFSSSPFRTGKSLIKGEQVQSWFLDKKKPKAAEVPVDDYVEHVDDYDEPVVPKRRGRKPKSKNASSSLVVYKKYDACGYTRLPECAYDMPQRPRVSAAEMAKELTGLAFEALSAKDLAWYDVASFLNFRVLYTGELEVRVRFAGFGNEEDEWVNVKRGVRERSVPLEPSECVKLSVGDPVMCFREDEYLAVYGDSEVVEIQRNLHDSTRCTCIFVVRYDLDKAEEKITLDKMCCRPNFTYNKNNNNDNTPSEIPLVESEEDRM, from the exons atggatgacTTGATGGAAACAGATGAAGAATTAATGGATTTCACCTTAGCTGAG GCTATGGAAATGACCACTTTCTTTAAAGGATTGAAAGGAAAATCAATCAGTCAAGAGTTGTGTCAAGAATTTGCTACCAAGTTTAG TTCTTCGCCATTTCGTACTGGGAAATCTTTAATAAAAGGGGAACAG GTGCAAAGTTGGTTTCTTGATAAGAAAAAACCAAAAGCAGCTGAAGTCCCTGTTGATGATTATGTAGAAcatgttgatgattatgatgaacCTGTTGTTCCTAAACGACGAGGAAGAAAACCAAAATCTAAAAACGCAAGTTCATCTCTGGTGGTCTACAAAAAATACGATGCTTGTGGTTACACAAGACTCCCAGAATGTGCATATGACATGCCTCAGAGGCCCAGAG TTTCTGCAGCAGAGATGGCCAAAGAACTCACAGGGTTGGCTTTTGAAGCTCTGTCAGCAAAGGATTTAGCTTG GTATGATGTGGCCTCATTTCTCAACTTCAGAGTTCTTTACACAGGCGAGCTT GAAGTTCGTGTAAGATTTGCTGGCTTTGgtaatgaagaagatgaatgGGTGAATGTTAAAAGGGGAGTACGTGAACGTTCTGTTCCCTTAGAGCCCTCAGAATGTGTCAAGCTGAGCGTTGGAGATCCTGTGATGTGCTTCAGG GAAGATGAATATCTCGCAGTATATGGTGACTCAGAGGTTGTGGAGATCCAAAGGAATTTACATGATAGTACAAGATGCACGTGCATCTTTGTCGTCCGCTATGACTTAGATAAGGCTGAG GAGAAAATTACACTCGACAAGATGTGTTGCAGACCAAACTTCACCTataacaagaacaacaacaacgacaacACACCCAGTGAAATTCCATTAGTGGAGTCTGAGGAGGATAGGATGTAG